One segment of Methylocella silvestris BL2 DNA contains the following:
- a CDS encoding response regulator → MAIILIVEDEMFIRQSAEWTIEDMGHTILLAMDLDSALLHLSGSRQIDALFVDIRLAASIFGGYDVANQAIKLHPALRVLYTSGSCLSADMTELFVGGGQFLQKPYSPAQLEHSIGELLH, encoded by the coding sequence ATGGCAATTATTCTCATCGTCGAGGATGAGATGTTTATTCGCCAGAGCGCGGAGTGGACGATCGAGGATATGGGCCACACGATCCTGTTAGCGATGGACCTCGACAGCGCGCTTCTGCACCTTTCCGGCTCTCGGCAAATCGACGCCCTCTTTGTCGATATTCGGCTCGCTGCATCGATTTTCGGCGGATACGACGTCGCCAACCAGGCCATCAAGCTTCATCCTGCATTGCGCGTGCTCTACACGTCTGGCAGTTGTCTGTCGGCCGATATGACAGAATTATTCGTTGGCGGCGGCCAATTCCTTCAGAAACCCTATTCTCCCGCTCAGCTTGAACATTCGATCGGCGAGCTTTTGCACTGA
- a CDS encoding TetR/AcrR family transcriptional regulator: protein MSVDPKGPGPRISKEKRAPAAGSPRKPRADAKRNHERLVEMAKAAFADVGVDVGLDEIARRAGVGIGTLYRHFPNRDAIVEAVYRREVQQLADSAASLLQSLSPGEALREWMRLFVDYIATKKVIAPALGSIVGGASELYASSGARITAAMSLLVERAGASGDIRADVDPNDLLRALVGFTYGNAAPGWEASARRLIDILMDGLRPPRT, encoded by the coding sequence GTGAGCGTCGACCCCAAGGGGCCGGGCCCTCGGATATCCAAAGAGAAGCGGGCGCCAGCCGCGGGGTCCCCGCGGAAACCGCGCGCGGACGCAAAGCGGAACCACGAGCGGCTGGTCGAAATGGCGAAGGCCGCCTTTGCCGATGTGGGCGTGGACGTCGGCCTCGACGAGATTGCGCGCCGCGCCGGCGTCGGGATCGGCACGCTGTACCGGCACTTTCCAAACCGCGACGCGATTGTTGAGGCGGTCTACCGCCGCGAAGTGCAGCAATTGGCCGACTCGGCGGCGAGCCTCCTTCAGTCGCTGTCTCCTGGCGAGGCGCTCCGCGAATGGATGCGGCTGTTCGTCGACTATATCGCCACCAAAAAGGTGATCGCGCCGGCGCTGGGGTCGATTGTCGGCGGGGCATCGGAGCTTTACGCGTCCTCGGGCGCGCGGATCACAGCGGCGATGTCATTGCTGGTGGAGCGGGCGGGCGCGAGCGGCGACATACGCGCTGACGTCGATCCGAACGACCTTCTGCGCGCGCTCGTGGGCTTTACCTATGGCAATGCCGCTCCGGGCTGGGAGGCCAGCGCAAGGCGTCTGATCGACATTCTGATGGATGGGCTGCGGCCGCCTCGCACCTAG